Proteins encoded by one window of Collimonas fungivorans:
- a CDS encoding TOBE domain-containing protein: MSIQAINVRNQFRGKIHSITEDDVLSALDIETPSGIVSSVITTRSVRDLGLVVGSEVVALVKATEVSLAKL; the protein is encoded by the coding sequence ATGAGCATCCAGGCAATTAACGTCCGCAACCAGTTCCGCGGCAAGATCCACAGCATTACCGAGGATGACGTGCTGTCGGCGCTCGATATCGAAACCCCTTCCGGCATCGTCTCCTCGGTCATCACTACCCGTTCCGTGCGTGATCTCGGCCTGGTGGTCGGATCTGAAGTGGTGGCGCTGGTGAAAGCCACCGAAGTATCGCTCGCCAAACTGTAA
- a CDS encoding HAL/PAL/TAL family ammonia-lyase: MTTTTITIDGFNLTAQQVVDVARAPHLPVTLADSSRAALKESRDYIEATWMHDEAPMMYSFNTGVGLLKDTRIKVEHIELFQTQLIKAHCAGIGEPFSEEVSRATMLLRANAFASNYSAPRVEVVDRLLAFLNAGIHPIMPQKGSVGASGDLAPLSYLAAAIAGFDEAEVMYQGQRMRAPEAITKSGVGPVKFDLKAKDASALINGCTASLAVAVLVAHDARNLLSDACLSLGLTLEAMRAEMAAFDHRIQQARPHAGQIKTAAIIRKLLSGSTRTTHEARAVQFPEELRRTDIPYTARIQDVYSLRCSPQVYGPVFDALDYIDNIVDKEINSATDNPLIFDKEGGGFEIISGGNFHGQYLAQAMDLLAMAITDLGSICERRVARLIDPTLSWGLPRNLMSGVRGVNTGYPVVQCSLSSLVMENRTLCMPGSVDSIPAKGNSEDHVSNSTWCARKAATVVANTQYIIGVEMLLAAQALTMTEDLLPGFVLGKGTQAAYQEIRRQIPACLEGDRWFHNDIAVAQSFVVSGSVRNAVIEKIGKFA; this comes from the coding sequence ATGACTACTACCACCATCACCATCGACGGCTTCAACCTGACCGCGCAGCAAGTGGTCGACGTCGCCCGCGCACCGCACCTGCCGGTCACGCTGGCCGACTCTTCCCGCGCCGCCCTGAAAGAAAGCCGCGACTACATCGAAGCGACCTGGATGCACGACGAAGCGCCGATGATGTACAGCTTCAACACCGGCGTCGGCCTGCTGAAAGACACCCGCATCAAGGTCGAACACATCGAGCTGTTCCAGACGCAATTGATCAAGGCCCACTGCGCCGGCATCGGTGAACCGTTCTCGGAAGAAGTCAGCCGTGCCACCATGCTGTTGCGCGCCAATGCCTTCGCCAGCAACTATTCGGCGCCGCGGGTGGAAGTGGTGGATCGCCTGCTGGCTTTCCTGAACGCCGGCATCCATCCGATCATGCCGCAGAAGGGCTCGGTCGGCGCTTCCGGGGATTTGGCGCCACTGTCCTACCTGGCGGCGGCGATTGCCGGTTTCGACGAAGCCGAAGTGATGTATCAGGGCCAGCGCATGCGCGCGCCAGAGGCGATCACCAAGTCCGGCGTCGGCCCGGTCAAGTTCGACCTCAAAGCCAAGGATGCCTCGGCCCTGATCAACGGCTGCACCGCTTCGCTGGCAGTAGCGGTACTGGTGGCCCACGACGCCCGCAACCTGCTGAGCGATGCTTGTTTATCGCTGGGCCTGACGCTGGAAGCGATGCGCGCCGAAATGGCGGCGTTCGACCACCGCATCCAGCAAGCGCGTCCGCACGCCGGCCAGATCAAGACCGCCGCCATCATCCGCAAGCTCTTGTCCGGTTCGACCCGCACCACGCATGAAGCGCGCGCCGTGCAGTTTCCGGAAGAGCTGCGCCGCACCGATATCCCTTACACCGCCCGTATCCAGGACGTCTATTCGCTGCGCTGCTCGCCGCAAGTCTACGGTCCGGTATTCGATGCCCTTGACTATATCGATAACATTGTCGACAAGGAAATCAACTCCGCCACCGACAACCCGCTGATTTTCGATAAAGAAGGCGGTGGCTTCGAAATCATCTCCGGCGGCAATTTCCACGGCCAGTACCTGGCGCAGGCGATGGACTTGCTGGCCATGGCGATCACCGATCTCGGCAGCATCTGCGAACGCCGGGTCGCGCGCCTGATCGATCCGACCTTGTCGTGGGGTTTGCCGCGCAACCTGATGAGCGGCGTGCGCGGCGTCAATACCGGTTATCCGGTGGTGCAATGTTCGCTCAGTTCGCTGGTGATGGAAAACCGCACCCTGTGCATGCCGGGCAGCGTCGACAGCATCCCGGCCAAGGGCAACAGCGAAGACCATGTCTCGAACTCGACCTGGTGCGCGCGCAAGGCGGCGACGGTGGTGGCGAACACGCAATACATCATCGGCGTCGAGATGCTGCTGGCGGCGCAGGCCCTGACCATGACGGAAGATCTGCTGCCTGGTTTCGTGCTGGGCAAAGGCACGCAAGCGGCTTACCAGGAAATCCGCCGCCAGATCCCGGCCTGCCTGGAAGGCGACCGCTGGTTCCACAACGATATCGCGGTAGCGCAGTCGTTTGTGGTGAGCGGGTCGGTGCGTAATGCGGTGATCGAAAAGATCGGCAAGTTTGCCTGA
- a CDS encoding EAL domain-containing protein, translating into MSFPALEQYLARLNGARDDASPDPSRSDCRVWLDDDGRAQGRYFNTTLTSVFQPLRRIETGTGKGAIIGHEGFAHSYSANDNGLYLWKLLDHAASDDESIELDRLCRMLHSINFYRQAEAVAGDLYLSVHARLLAAVDSNHGMAFRRILTLLGLPHERIVLQLPTITENQGWLLNYVLDNYRRNHFRLAVNADDVAQAASLLERVRPDVIKIDARGVTHDEQTTRLLEDCARRGIQVIFKRLEKARDLEVLQQLARIAALPLHGQGFLWDLPQAALHAFAAPAPLQDGRSTAELDTGGN; encoded by the coding sequence ATGTCCTTTCCCGCCCTGGAGCAATACCTGGCCCGTTTGAACGGCGCCAGGGATGACGCAAGTCCGGATCCCAGCCGCAGCGATTGCCGGGTCTGGCTGGACGACGACGGGCGCGCCCAGGGGCGTTATTTCAACACTACGCTGACCAGCGTATTCCAGCCTCTGCGCCGGATCGAGACGGGGACGGGCAAGGGCGCCATCATCGGCCATGAAGGTTTTGCCCACAGCTATTCGGCCAACGACAACGGCCTGTACCTGTGGAAACTGCTGGACCATGCGGCCAGCGACGATGAATCCATCGAACTTGACCGCCTGTGCCGCATGCTGCATTCGATCAATTTCTACCGCCAGGCCGAGGCGGTGGCAGGCGATCTCTACCTGAGCGTGCATGCGCGCTTGCTGGCGGCGGTCGACAGCAACCACGGCATGGCGTTCCGGCGCATCCTGACCTTGCTCGGCCTGCCGCACGAGCGGATCGTGCTGCAGCTGCCGACCATCACCGAAAACCAAGGCTGGCTGCTAAACTATGTGCTGGACAATTACCGGCGCAATCATTTCCGGCTGGCGGTGAATGCGGACGATGTGGCGCAAGCCGCGAGCCTGCTGGAACGGGTGCGGCCGGACGTGATCAAGATCGATGCGCGCGGCGTCACGCACGACGAGCAGACCACGCGTTTGCTGGAAGACTGCGCCAGGCGCGGGATCCAGGTGATTTTCAAGCGGCTGGAAAAGGCGCGCGACCTGGAAGTGCTGCAGCAGCTGGCAAGGATCGCCGCGCTGCCCTTGCATGGCCAGGGTTTCCTGTGGGACTTGCCGCAGGCGGCGTTGCATGCATTTGCCGCGCCTGCGCCGCTGCAAGACGGTCGTTCTACAGCGGAACTCGATACTGGAGGAAATTGA
- a CDS encoding RBBP9/YdeN family alpha/beta hydrolase, which produces MVMAALSSFRVLVVPGLYNSSPQHWQSRWQRLYPSFERVEQARWDAPVLEVWSERLRQQLRKSEQPTLAIAHSFGCLTTVHGALNQVPNLAGALLVAPADPDKFDVSAAVSGRLPVPAIVVGSLNDPWMESRRARHWAKVWGAEYIDAGALGHINAESNLGDWLYGQSLLQRLVALSAEQKNDTVRDTARPTATR; this is translated from the coding sequence ATGGTCATGGCTGCGCTGTCATCGTTCCGCGTGCTGGTGGTGCCGGGGCTGTACAACAGCAGCCCGCAGCATTGGCAATCGCGCTGGCAGCGGCTCTATCCCAGCTTTGAGCGGGTGGAACAGGCGCGCTGGGATGCGCCGGTGCTGGAGGTCTGGTCGGAGCGACTGCGCCAGCAGCTGCGGAAGTCGGAACAGCCGACGCTGGCGATTGCGCACAGCTTCGGCTGCCTGACCACGGTGCACGGCGCCTTGAACCAGGTCCCGAACCTGGCCGGCGCGTTGCTGGTGGCGCCGGCCGATCCCGACAAATTCGATGTCAGCGCCGCCGTCAGCGGCCGCCTGCCGGTGCCGGCGATCGTGGTCGGCAGCCTGAACGATCCGTGGATGGAAAGCCGGCGCGCGCGCCATTGGGCCAAGGTCTGGGGCGCGGAATATATCGATGCCGGTGCGCTGGGACATATCAACGCCGAATCCAACCTGGGCGACTGGCTGTACGGCCAGTCGCTGCTGCAGCGCCTGGTGGCGCTTTCGGCAGAGCAGAAAAACGATACAGTGCGCGATACGGCACGTCCCACGGCTACGCGCTAG
- a CDS encoding ATP-binding cassette domain-containing protein has product MQNDPVENAEVKAAGQLGAGRGVGIRVRSVSKSYAGREVLKTLNVEVAAGEFVAIVGRSGCGKSTLLRLIAGLEQASGGSIGFGAQGEKPEIRIMFQDSRLLPWKRVLNNVGLGLPKASLASAKALAQVGLEDRAHEWPAVLSGGQRQRVALARALVHDPELLLLDEPLGALDALTRIEMQQLIEALWKERGFTAVLVTHDVQEAIALADRVLLIEDGEITLDERISLPRPRARGNLAFAQLEERILARVLKHPAAQPDSALGDVSLQRTVSQVGWAI; this is encoded by the coding sequence ATGCAGAATGATCCAGTCGAAAATGCCGAAGTAAAAGCCGCAGGCCAGCTTGGCGCTGGCCGTGGCGTCGGCATCCGGGTGCGCTCGGTGTCCAAGTCATACGCCGGACGCGAAGTGCTGAAGACGCTCAATGTCGAAGTCGCCGCCGGTGAATTCGTCGCCATTGTCGGCCGCAGCGGCTGCGGCAAGAGCACCTTGCTGCGGCTGATTGCAGGGCTGGAGCAGGCCAGCGGCGGCAGCATCGGTTTCGGTGCGCAGGGTGAAAAGCCGGAAATCCGCATCATGTTCCAGGATTCCCGGCTGCTGCCGTGGAAGCGGGTGTTGAACAATGTCGGCCTCGGCTTGCCGAAAGCCTCGCTGGCTTCGGCCAAAGCCTTGGCGCAGGTCGGCCTGGAAGACCGCGCCCACGAGTGGCCGGCGGTACTGTCCGGCGGCCAGCGGCAGCGGGTGGCGCTGGCGCGGGCGCTGGTGCATGACCCGGAACTGTTGCTGCTGGATGAGCCGCTCGGCGCGCTGGATGCCTTGACCCGGATCGAGATGCAGCAGCTGATCGAAGCGCTGTGGAAAGAACGTGGGTTTACCGCCGTGCTGGTGACGCATGACGTGCAAGAGGCGATTGCGCTGGCGGACCGCGTGCTGCTGATCGAAGACGGCGAAATCACGCTGGACGAACGGATCAGCTTGCCGCGTCCGCGTGCACGCGGCAACCTGGCTTTTGCGCAGCTGGAAGAACGGATACTGGCGCGTGTACTGAAACACCCGGCGGCACAGCCTGATTCGGCGCTAGGCGATGTTTCGCTGCAGCGTACGGTCAGCCAGGTCGGCTGGGCTATCTGA
- the ssuC gene encoding aliphatic sulfonate ABC transporter permease SsuC, whose product MSAISSTVAAQRPQAKAGKAKSKAAQIWKERLLPWLLPAALILGWEFAAKVGWLSSRILPEPWAVARAAWSLTLSGELWTHVRVSAWRAISGFAVGGGLGLLLGLLTGTFKQAETLLDTSIQMIRNIPALALIPLVILWFGIDESSKLFLVSIGVFFPVYLNTFHGIRSVDKGLIEMAKSYGLSGWPLYRDVILPGALPSILVGVRFALGLVWVLLIVAETISAQAGIGYMTMNAREFLQTDVVLVGILLYALLGKLADILARVLERYWLRWHPGYQ is encoded by the coding sequence ATGAGCGCAATCAGTAGCACCGTAGCCGCACAGCGGCCGCAAGCGAAGGCAGGGAAGGCCAAGTCCAAGGCGGCGCAAATCTGGAAGGAACGCCTGTTGCCCTGGCTGCTGCCGGCGGCCTTGATCCTGGGCTGGGAATTCGCCGCCAAGGTTGGCTGGCTGTCGAGCCGGATATTGCCGGAGCCTTGGGCAGTAGCGCGTGCGGCCTGGTCGCTGACGCTGTCCGGTGAACTGTGGACACATGTGCGGGTCAGCGCCTGGCGCGCGATTTCCGGCTTTGCGGTGGGCGGCGGCCTGGGTCTGTTGCTGGGTTTGCTGACCGGCACTTTCAAGCAGGCTGAAACCCTGCTCGACACCAGCATCCAGATGATCCGCAACATCCCGGCCCTGGCCCTGATTCCGCTGGTGATCCTGTGGTTCGGCATCGATGAATCGTCGAAGCTGTTCCTGGTGTCGATAGGGGTGTTTTTCCCGGTCTACCTGAATACCTTCCATGGCATCCGTTCGGTCGACAAAGGCTTGATCGAGATGGCCAAGAGTTATGGCCTGTCCGGCTGGCCCTTGTACCGCGACGTGATCTTGCCGGGAGCCTTGCCTTCGATACTGGTGGGCGTGCGTTTTGCGCTGGGCCTGGTGTGGGTCTTGCTGATCGTCGCCGAGACTATTTCGGCGCAGGCCGGGATAGGCTACATGACCATGAATGCGCGCGAGTTCCTGCAGACCGACGTGGTGCTGGTAGGCATCCTGCTGTACGCCTTGCTGGGCAAGCTGGCCGACATCCTGGCGCGCGTGCTGGAACGTTACTGGCTGCGCTGGCATCCCGGTTATCAATGA
- the dctA gene encoding C4-dicarboxylate transporter DctA has protein sequence MGIAVGVLFPKFGESLKPLGDGFIKLVKMIIPMIVFCVVVQGIYGAGELKKVGRVGLKALIYFEVVTTVALVLGLLLAFVFHPGVGMNINPDTLDANALSSYVETANKVRGSSFADFVMKIIPNTVVSAFTSGDVLQVLLFSIIFGSALSLIGDKAAPIVTVVHSMSEAFFKCMSFIIRLAPLGVFGAIAFTVGKYGVGSLQQLSFLVLLYFFAVVVFVFAILGTILRLAGFSIFKLIKYLRAELLVVLATASSDSVLPQVMRKLEYMGIKDSTVGLVIPTGYSFNLDAFSIYLTLAAVFIAQATNTPLALTDLLAILAVALITSKGAHGVPGSAIVILAATLSAIPAIPVVGLVLVLSVDWFMGIARALGNLLGNCVATVVVAVWEKDIDKVRAHAVLNGARPAAKEDGLEAANLQIAAESRPL, from the coding sequence ATGGGAATCGCAGTAGGAGTGTTGTTCCCGAAATTCGGAGAAAGCCTGAAACCCCTGGGCGACGGTTTCATCAAGCTGGTCAAGATGATCATCCCGATGATTGTGTTCTGTGTCGTGGTGCAAGGCATCTACGGCGCGGGCGAGTTGAAGAAGGTCGGCCGGGTCGGGCTCAAGGCGCTGATCTATTTTGAAGTGGTGACCACGGTCGCCCTGGTGCTGGGCCTGCTGCTGGCTTTCGTCTTCCATCCCGGCGTCGGCATGAACATCAATCCCGATACGCTGGACGCCAATGCGCTGTCGAGTTACGTGGAAACCGCCAACAAGGTCAGGGGCAGCAGCTTCGCCGATTTCGTCATGAAAATCATCCCGAATACCGTGGTCAGCGCCTTTACTTCCGGCGACGTACTACAGGTGCTGCTGTTCTCGATCATCTTCGGTTCGGCCCTGTCGCTGATCGGCGACAAGGCGGCGCCTATCGTTACCGTCGTGCACAGCATGTCGGAAGCGTTTTTCAAGTGCATGTCGTTCATCATCAGGCTGGCGCCGCTGGGCGTGTTCGGCGCGATTGCCTTCACCGTCGGCAAATACGGCGTCGGTTCCCTGCAACAGCTGAGTTTCCTGGTGCTGCTGTATTTCTTCGCGGTGGTGGTGTTCGTGTTTGCGATACTAGGCACCATCCTGCGCCTGGCGGGTTTCAGCATCTTCAAGCTGATCAAGTACCTGCGCGCCGAACTGCTGGTGGTGCTGGCTACTGCCTCATCGGACAGCGTGCTGCCGCAAGTCATGCGCAAGCTGGAATACATGGGCATCAAGGATTCCACTGTAGGCCTGGTGATCCCGACCGGCTACTCGTTCAACCTCGACGCTTTCTCCATCTACCTGACCCTGGCTGCCGTATTCATCGCCCAAGCGACCAACACGCCGCTGGCGCTTACCGACCTGCTGGCGATCCTGGCGGTGGCCCTGATCACTTCCAAAGGCGCGCATGGCGTGCCGGGTTCGGCGATTGTGATCCTGGCCGCCACCTTGTCCGCCATCCCGGCGATCCCGGTGGTGGGCCTGGTGCTGGTGCTGTCGGTCGACTGGTTCATGGGCATTGCGCGCGCGCTCGGCAACCTGCTGGGCAACTGCGTAGCGACGGTGGTGGTGGCGGTGTGGGAAAAAGATATCGACAAAGTACGCGCGCATGCGGTCTTGAACGGCGCCCGTCCGGCCGCCAAAGAGGACGGACTTGAGGCGGCGAACCTGCAAATCGCCGCCGAAAGCCGGCCGCTGTAG
- a CDS encoding TOBE domain-containing protein, translating to MTIQAINVRNQFKGKIKAIIEGTVVSEVDVETPAGIVTSVITTRSVKDLGLVIGTEVVALVKATEVSIAKI from the coding sequence ATGACTATCCAAGCCATCAATGTACGTAACCAGTTCAAGGGCAAGATCAAGGCCATCATCGAAGGCACGGTGGTGTCTGAAGTCGACGTCGAAACGCCGGCCGGCATCGTCACTTCAGTGATCACCACCCGTTCGGTCAAGGACCTGGGCCTGGTGATCGGCACCGAAGTGGTGGCGCTGGTCAAGGCTACCGAAGTATCGATCGCCAAGATCTGA
- a CDS encoding allantoate amidohydrolase, whose product MHCNTETQAAGGEQIMRWADELAQFSEAPGMLTRTYLTSAHHGAAARLAEWMCAAGMSVRRDMAGNVIGRYEGLTPDAPALLTGSHFDTVRNGGKYDGNLGILLPIACVQQWHAAGKRFPFAIEVIGFAEEEGVRFKATLLGSRAAAGTFDLAVLDNLDDTGQSMRDVMAASGFHAAGLGKAAYVPETVLAFVEVHIEQGPVLLNQQLPLGVVTAISGASRFMVEIEGLAGHAGTVPMDMRRDAAMAAAEIGLYIEQRCHGTRGLVGTVGQFNVPNGAANVVPGKAVFSIDIRAEQDETRQAAVADVLARIEQIGQRRNVAVRNRKTHEASSVPCAPWLQQQLAAAIESSGLTARRLPSGAGHDAMAMAAITDVAMLFVRCGNGGISHHPDEIMTAGDAALAALAFSRFVENFKR is encoded by the coding sequence ATGCATTGCAATACGGAAACCCAGGCTGCCGGCGGCGAACAGATCATGCGCTGGGCAGACGAGCTGGCGCAATTCAGCGAAGCGCCCGGCATGCTGACCCGCACCTACCTGACCAGCGCCCACCACGGCGCGGCGGCACGGCTGGCTGAATGGATGTGCGCAGCCGGCATGAGCGTGCGGCGCGACATGGCCGGCAATGTCATCGGCCGCTACGAAGGCTTGACCCCGGATGCACCCGCGCTGCTGACCGGCTCGCATTTCGATACGGTGCGCAACGGCGGCAAATACGACGGCAACCTCGGCATCTTGCTGCCGATCGCCTGCGTGCAGCAATGGCATGCCGCCGGCAAGCGCTTCCCGTTCGCCATCGAAGTGATCGGCTTTGCCGAAGAAGAAGGCGTGCGCTTCAAAGCCACCCTGCTCGGCAGCCGCGCCGCCGCCGGCACCTTCGACCTGGCGGTGCTGGATAACCTGGACGACACCGGGCAAAGCATGCGCGACGTCATGGCCGCTTCCGGCTTTCACGCTGCCGGCCTGGGCAAGGCAGCTTATGTGCCGGAAACCGTGCTGGCGTTTGTCGAAGTGCATATCGAGCAAGGGCCGGTGCTGCTCAACCAGCAGTTGCCGCTGGGCGTGGTGACCGCCATCTCCGGCGCTTCGCGCTTCATGGTGGAGATCGAAGGCCTGGCCGGCCATGCCGGCACCGTGCCGATGGACATGCGGCGCGACGCCGCCATGGCGGCAGCGGAAATCGGCCTGTATATCGAACAGCGCTGCCACGGCACGCGCGGGCTGGTGGGTACGGTCGGCCAGTTCAACGTGCCGAACGGCGCCGCCAACGTGGTGCCCGGCAAGGCAGTGTTCTCGATCGACATTCGGGCCGAACAGGATGAGACACGGCAAGCTGCGGTGGCCGATGTGCTGGCCAGGATCGAACAGATCGGCCAGCGCCGCAATGTCGCGGTCCGCAACCGCAAGACCCACGAAGCATCCAGCGTGCCCTGCGCGCCGTGGCTGCAACAGCAGCTGGCGGCCGCGATTGAAAGCAGCGGATTGACAGCCAGGCGCCTGCCGTCCGGCGCCGGCCACGACGCCATGGCGATGGCCGCCATCACCGATGTGGCGATGCTGTTCGTGCGCTGCGGCAACGGCGGCATCAGCCATCACCCTGACGAAATCATGACGGCCGGCGACGCCGCCCTCGCCGCCCTGGCGTTCAGCCGTTTTGTCGAAAATTTTAAACGCTAA